The following proteins are co-located in the Microbacterium sp. Clip185 genome:
- a CDS encoding DMT family transporter produces the protein MIRSAASGLLWGALGVLAFSFTVIFTRIAVASLSPLFVGSGRAVVAAALATLALAATRSRLPRGGQWMRLVVVAGGVVAGFPLLTSYALTVAPASHGAVVIALLPAATAVAAVLRAGERPGRTFWLLTAAGAVAATVFAVIGGGWGGFHWSDLLLLGAVVAAAIGYAEGALLARELGSWQTISWALVVAAPVMVALTAAAAVADPPAATPGQWAAFGYLAVVSMFLGFFAWYRGLSIGPITRVSQLQLVQPVLSIVWAALILGEPLTWATVLGGAAVILCAAGAVRSRTR, from the coding sequence ATGATCCGCTCGGCCGCATCCGGACTGCTCTGGGGAGCGCTCGGCGTGTTGGCGTTCTCGTTCACGGTGATCTTCACCCGCATCGCCGTCGCCTCGCTGTCGCCGTTGTTCGTGGGATCGGGGCGCGCTGTCGTTGCCGCCGCCCTCGCAACGCTCGCCCTGGCCGCGACCCGGTCGCGTCTGCCACGCGGCGGCCAGTGGATGCGGCTCGTCGTCGTGGCCGGCGGCGTGGTCGCGGGCTTCCCGCTGCTCACGTCCTACGCACTCACGGTGGCACCGGCCAGCCACGGCGCCGTCGTGATCGCGCTCCTGCCTGCCGCGACCGCGGTGGCCGCGGTTCTCCGCGCGGGCGAGCGCCCGGGACGGACGTTCTGGCTTCTCACCGCCGCCGGCGCCGTGGCCGCGACGGTGTTCGCGGTGATCGGCGGCGGATGGGGCGGCTTCCACTGGTCGGACCTGCTGCTGCTCGGAGCGGTCGTCGCCGCCGCGATCGGCTACGCGGAAGGAGCGCTGCTGGCGCGCGAGCTCGGCTCGTGGCAGACGATCTCCTGGGCCCTCGTGGTGGCGGCCCCGGTGATGGTGGCGTTGACGGCTGCCGCCGCCGTCGCGGATCCGCCGGCGGCGACACCGGGCCAGTGGGCGGCGTTCGGTTATCTCGCGGTGGTGAGCATGTTCCTCGGGTTCTTCGCCTGGTATCGCGGGCTCTCGATCGGGCCCATCACGCGCGTCAGCCAGCTGCAACTGGTGCAGCCGGTGCTCTCGATCGTGTGGGCGGCGCTCATCCTGGGCGAGCCGCTCACGTGGGCGACCGTGCTCGGAGGAGCGGCGGTCATCCTGTGCGCCGCCGGCGCCGTGCGTAGCCGCACGCGCTGA
- a CDS encoding iron chaperone, producing MDADAPDIDAYIDGFPAEIAQRMRLIRAALLDAVGPDAEERMRYGIAAVMLGGRYALHYAGWKKHIGLYPVPPLAEPLESEVAPLRSGKDSLVLPHGQELPIELISRVAAAIVSMRREA from the coding sequence ATGGACGCGGACGCCCCCGACATCGACGCCTATATCGACGGCTTCCCCGCGGAGATCGCCCAGCGGATGCGGCTGATCCGCGCCGCGCTCCTGGATGCGGTGGGACCGGACGCCGAGGAACGGATGCGGTACGGCATCGCCGCGGTCATGCTCGGGGGACGGTACGCCCTGCACTACGCCGGATGGAAGAAGCACATCGGCCTGTATCCCGTGCCGCCGCTCGCGGAGCCGCTCGAGAGCGAGGTGGCGCCACTGCGCTCCGGCAAGGACTCCCTGGTCCTGCCGCACGGTCAGGAGCTGCCGATCGAGCTCATCTCGCGCGTCGCCGCAGCGATCGTCTCGATGCGGCGCGAGGCGTAG
- a CDS encoding shikimate 5-dehydrogenase, with protein MPILNKDMTLCISLAGRPSNIGTRFHNYLYDELGLNFVYKAFTTDDIAGAITGVRALGIRGCSVSMPFKEAVIPLLDEIEPSAAAIDSVNTIVNDGGRLSGSNTDYEAVAQLLAEHAVDPSTSVLVRGSGGMAKAVVAAFHGAGFRDLTVVARNAEAGQALAERYGFRAVTEDPAPGHAVIVNVTPLGMNGADADALAFSAAHIEAAQRVFDVVAFPSETPLIRAARERGVAVITGAEVIALQAARQFERYTGVIPTPEQVARASEFSRA; from the coding sequence GTGCCGATTCTCAACAAGGACATGACCCTGTGCATCTCGCTGGCCGGGCGGCCGTCGAACATCGGGACGCGCTTCCACAACTACCTCTACGACGAGCTGGGCCTCAACTTCGTCTACAAGGCGTTCACCACCGACGACATCGCGGGGGCGATCACGGGAGTGCGCGCCCTGGGGATCCGCGGGTGCTCCGTGTCGATGCCGTTCAAGGAAGCCGTCATCCCCCTGCTGGACGAGATCGAGCCCTCCGCCGCGGCGATCGACTCCGTGAACACGATCGTGAACGACGGCGGCCGGCTGTCCGGGTCGAACACCGACTACGAGGCCGTCGCGCAGCTGCTCGCCGAGCACGCCGTAGACCCCTCCACATCCGTGCTCGTGCGCGGGTCGGGCGGGATGGCGAAGGCCGTCGTGGCAGCGTTCCACGGTGCGGGCTTCCGCGACCTCACCGTCGTCGCCCGCAATGCCGAGGCGGGGCAGGCTCTCGCGGAGCGTTACGGCTTCCGCGCGGTCACCGAGGATCCGGCGCCCGGGCACGCGGTCATCGTGAATGTGACCCCTCTCGGCATGAACGGGGCCGATGCGGACGCGCTCGCCTTCAGCGCGGCGCACATCGAGGCGGCGCAGCGCGTGTTCGATGTCGTCGCCTTCCCGTCCGAGACCCCGCTGATCCGCGCCGCGCGCGAACGCGGCGTCGCGGTCATCACCGGCGCCGAGGTCATCGCGCTCCAGGCGGCTCGGCAGTTCGAGCGCTACACGGGCGTCATACCCACGCCGGAGCAGGTCGCGCGGGCGTCGGAGTTCTCCCGCGCCTGA
- a CDS encoding acyl-CoA synthetase: MTSSSSARAFEPRHVQLVRALFAAVAAVMITFSPDHSAAVGLSVFSGFAMASAIVWLLSAWLVYGPGQRRLPILLGVLTLIAGGVSGIPTLRTTLSFFVIVISWALITGLIEGIAGLRALRAAERGSAARSEARDALTVGIVGVLLALGTLAVQPAYALQYSIEEAGSFTLTGITIAVGLFGGYAAIVAVYLGIAGFSPRREPAPAPEEAA, translated from the coding sequence ATGACCAGCAGTTCTTCCGCGCGCGCCTTCGAGCCGCGCCACGTTCAGTTGGTGCGAGCCCTCTTCGCGGCCGTGGCGGCCGTGATGATCACGTTCTCGCCCGACCACTCGGCCGCCGTGGGGCTGTCGGTGTTCAGCGGCTTCGCGATGGCATCGGCGATCGTGTGGCTGCTCTCGGCGTGGCTCGTGTACGGACCCGGTCAGCGCCGGCTGCCCATCCTGCTGGGTGTTCTCACCCTGATCGCGGGGGGCGTCTCCGGCATCCCGACCCTGCGCACGACGCTGTCCTTCTTCGTGATCGTCATCTCCTGGGCGCTGATCACGGGACTCATCGAGGGCATTGCGGGCCTGCGGGCCCTCCGCGCCGCAGAACGCGGCAGCGCCGCTCGCTCCGAGGCGCGTGACGCGCTCACGGTCGGAATCGTGGGCGTGCTGCTCGCGCTCGGAACCCTCGCCGTGCAGCCCGCCTACGCGCTGCAGTACAGCATCGAAGAGGCCGGCTCCTTCACGCTCACCGGCATCACGATCGCCGTCGGACTCTTCGGCGGCTATGCGGCGATCGTCGCGGTCTACCTGGGGATCGCGGGATTCTCCCCGCGCCGCGAGCCCGCCCCCGCGCCCGAGGAGGCGGCATGA
- a CDS encoding amino acid transporter, translating into MTDKPTRRDLMKPAQLIGLALAAAVFAGVVTLISMGFFQNRVAGQSGHALMVGGIVAGITFIATLVIIALLMLAVDPAQVNRTVDRAVLLPKEESEDASGDSPASDSADGDGPPRA; encoded by the coding sequence ATGACAGACAAGCCCACCCGTCGCGACCTCATGAAGCCCGCTCAGCTGATCGGGCTCGCTCTCGCCGCCGCCGTCTTCGCCGGGGTCGTCACGCTCATCTCGATGGGCTTCTTCCAGAACCGCGTCGCCGGGCAGTCGGGTCACGCCCTCATGGTCGGCGGCATCGTCGCGGGGATCACCTTCATCGCGACGCTCGTGATCATCGCGCTGCTCATGCTCGCCGTCGACCCCGCACAGGTGAACCGCACGGTCGACCGCGCCGTGCTGCTGCCCAAGGAAGAGTCCGAGGACGCATCCGGCGACAGCCCCGCATCCGACTCCGCCGACGGCGACGGCCCACCCCGCGCCTAG
- the purB gene encoding adenylosuccinate lyase, protein MTRAAHRPRRSTVSNFPAQPLSPLDGRYQAAVSALGDFLSEAGLNRARVEVEVEWLITLTDRGLFGQSPLTDAEKDSLRALYRDFGQAEIDWLAEREAVTRHDVKAVEYLVRDRLSALGLDRIAELTHFALTSEDVNSTSYALTVQRAVTQVWLPKLRQVIERLRAVSVELADAAMLARTHGQPATPTTMGKEIAVFAWRLERVLAQLESSEYLAKFSGATGTWSAHLAADPDADWVEISRSFVVGLGLGFNELTTQIESHDWQVELYDRARHAGGILHNLATDVWTYISLGYFAQIPVAGATGSSTMPHKINPIRFENAEANLEIAGGLFQTLASTLVTSRLQRDLTDSTTQRNIGVAFGHSLLALDNLLRGLGEISLSREVLLADLDTNWEVLAEAIQTVIRAEVVAGRSQITDPYALLKELTRGHRVGGADLAEFVRGLDIGDAAKERLLALTPATYTGLAASLVTGS, encoded by the coding sequence ATGACCCGCGCGGCCCACCGCCCTCGACGGAGTACCGTGTCGAACTTCCCCGCTCAGCCGCTCAGTCCCCTCGACGGTCGCTACCAGGCCGCCGTCTCCGCCCTCGGCGACTTCCTGTCGGAAGCCGGGCTCAACCGCGCCCGCGTCGAGGTCGAGGTCGAGTGGCTCATCACGCTCACCGACCGCGGCCTGTTCGGACAGTCGCCGCTGACGGATGCCGAGAAGGACTCCCTCCGGGCGCTCTACCGCGACTTCGGGCAGGCCGAGATCGACTGGCTCGCCGAGCGCGAGGCCGTCACGCGCCACGACGTGAAGGCCGTCGAGTACCTCGTGCGCGACCGCCTCTCCGCGCTGGGCCTGGACCGCATCGCCGAGCTCACGCACTTCGCCCTGACCAGCGAGGACGTCAATTCGACGTCGTACGCCCTCACCGTGCAGCGCGCTGTGACGCAGGTGTGGCTGCCGAAGCTGCGGCAGGTGATCGAGCGCCTGCGGGCCGTGTCGGTCGAACTGGCGGATGCGGCGATGCTCGCCCGCACCCACGGCCAGCCCGCCACCCCCACCACGATGGGCAAGGAGATCGCCGTCTTCGCGTGGCGCCTGGAGCGGGTGCTCGCGCAGCTGGAGTCCTCCGAGTACCTGGCGAAGTTCTCCGGCGCGACCGGAACCTGGTCGGCGCACCTCGCTGCCGATCCGGATGCGGACTGGGTCGAGATCTCCCGCAGCTTCGTCGTGGGACTGGGGCTCGGGTTCAACGAGCTCACGACCCAGATCGAGTCGCACGACTGGCAGGTCGAGCTCTACGACCGCGCGCGGCACGCGGGCGGCATCCTGCACAACCTCGCGACGGATGTGTGGACCTACATCTCCCTCGGCTACTTCGCGCAGATCCCCGTGGCCGGCGCGACCGGTTCGTCGACCATGCCGCACAAGATCAACCCCATCCGCTTCGAGAACGCGGAGGCGAACCTCGAGATCGCGGGAGGGCTGTTTCAGACCCTCGCCTCGACGCTGGTCACGAGCCGGCTGCAGCGCGACCTCACCGACTCCACCACGCAGCGCAACATCGGCGTCGCGTTCGGTCACTCCCTTCTCGCGCTCGACAACCTGCTGCGCGGGCTCGGCGAGATCTCGCTCTCGCGCGAGGTGCTGCTGGCCGACCTCGACACCAACTGGGAGGTGCTCGCCGAGGCCATCCAGACCGTCATCCGCGCCGAGGTCGTTGCGGGCCGCTCGCAGATCACCGACCCGTACGCGCTGCTGAAGGAGCTCACCCGCGGGCACCGCGTCGGCGGCGCCGATCTCGCCGAGTTTGTGCGCGGACTCGACATCGGCGACGCCGCGAAGGAGCGCCTGCTCGCGCTGACGCCCGCCACCTACACGGGCCTCGCCGCCTCCCTCGTCACCGGGTCCTGA
- a CDS encoding low molecular weight protein-tyrosine-phosphatase: MPASSPFRVVFVCTGNICRSPMAEIVFRWFAESVGLGDRVVSTSAGTGDWHVGEPADPRTVEALERHGYDGRRHRARQFEFADYERNDLVIALDRSHERNLRAWARSENDSDKVVLLRAFDPQPDDSLDVPDPYYAGPEAFDEVLAMIESACRALFRQLEPAIRSAG, encoded by the coding sequence ATGCCCGCGTCCTCGCCGTTCCGCGTGGTCTTCGTGTGCACGGGGAACATCTGTCGATCCCCGATGGCCGAGATCGTCTTCCGCTGGTTCGCCGAGTCGGTGGGCCTCGGCGACCGCGTGGTGTCCACGAGCGCCGGCACCGGCGACTGGCACGTCGGAGAGCCCGCCGATCCCCGCACGGTCGAAGCCCTCGAACGCCACGGATACGACGGTCGGCGCCACCGCGCCCGCCAGTTCGAGTTCGCGGACTATGAGCGCAACGACCTGGTCATCGCGCTCGACCGATCGCACGAACGCAACCTGCGCGCGTGGGCGCGATCGGAGAACGATTCGGACAAGGTCGTGCTGCTGCGCGCGTTCGACCCGCAGCCCGACGACAGCCTCGACGTGCCCGACCCGTACTACGCGGGCCCCGAGGCGTTCGACGAGGTGCTCGCTATGATCGAGAGCGCGTGCCGGGCGCTCTTCCGGCAACTCGAACCCGCCATCCGCTCCGCGGGATGA
- a CDS encoding phage holin family protein has translation MGFLIRVVVNAFSIWVVTLIPVLGVSVIAFPPGGTLEIVLSLLIVALVFALVNTIVGSVVRVIAFPLYVLTLGLFSLIVNGFLLWLTSWITGFWNWGLRVDSFWWGVVAALVIAVINGIFGVILRPKRRD, from the coding sequence ATGGGCTTTCTCATCCGCGTCGTGGTGAATGCGTTCTCGATCTGGGTCGTGACCCTCATCCCGGTCCTCGGCGTCAGCGTCATCGCGTTCCCGCCGGGCGGAACGCTCGAGATCGTGCTGTCGCTGCTGATCGTGGCGCTCGTCTTCGCGCTGGTGAACACGATCGTGGGTTCGGTCGTGAGGGTGATCGCCTTCCCCCTCTACGTGCTCACGCTCGGCCTGTTCTCGCTCATCGTGAACGGGTTCCTGCTCTGGCTGACCAGCTGGATCACCGGGTTCTGGAACTGGGGTCTGCGGGTCGACAGCTTCTGGTGGGGCGTCGTGGCCGCCCTCGTGATCGCCGTCATCAACGGCATCTTCGGCGTCATCCTGCGCCCGAAGCGGCGGGACTGA
- a CDS encoding histidinol-phosphate transaminase, whose product MTEPIPVRVRPEIAALPVYRQGKPAGADAFKLSSNENPFSPLPRVLAALRAAETVNRYPDATAARLRVRLAERYGVDADEVHIGAGSASLLSQLVLAVAGPGDEVVYAWRSFEAYPSFVTVAGADRVEVPLTAEGRHDLVAMAAAITPRTRAVIVCSPNNPTGPVVTQDEFDTFVAAVPADVLIILDEAYAEFVTATDAVDGLRRTGVTRPNVVALRTFSKAYGLAGLRIGYAIGHRRVLDAARSVAIPLAVTATAEEAALASLDADAELLERVRVIAERRDRVAAGLRDAGWWVPEAQGNFVWLATGEATTDAAAAFDEGGLVVRAFAGDGVRISIGEEESVEQILRIAASIVRDLPEGHPASR is encoded by the coding sequence GTGACTGAGCCGATTCCCGTTCGTGTGCGCCCAGAGATCGCGGCCCTGCCGGTCTACCGACAGGGAAAGCCGGCCGGTGCCGACGCGTTCAAGCTCTCGAGCAACGAGAATCCGTTCTCGCCGCTGCCTCGCGTATTGGCAGCCCTCCGGGCTGCCGAGACGGTGAACCGCTATCCGGACGCGACCGCGGCGAGACTCCGCGTGCGTCTGGCGGAGCGGTACGGCGTCGACGCCGACGAGGTGCACATCGGCGCCGGCAGCGCATCGCTGCTCTCGCAGCTGGTCCTCGCGGTCGCGGGCCCCGGCGACGAGGTCGTCTACGCGTGGCGGTCCTTCGAGGCCTACCCGAGCTTCGTCACGGTCGCCGGCGCCGATCGCGTCGAGGTGCCGCTGACGGCCGAGGGCCGTCACGACCTGGTCGCGATGGCGGCGGCGATCACCCCGCGCACCCGCGCCGTGATCGTCTGCAGCCCGAACAACCCCACCGGCCCCGTCGTGACGCAGGACGAGTTCGACACCTTCGTGGCGGCCGTGCCCGCCGACGTGCTGATCATCCTCGACGAGGCATACGCCGAGTTCGTCACCGCGACGGATGCGGTTGACGGCCTCCGCCGCACCGGAGTCACCCGCCCGAACGTCGTCGCCCTGCGCACGTTCTCGAAGGCGTACGGGCTCGCGGGGCTGCGCATCGGCTATGCGATCGGTCACCGTCGCGTGCTGGATGCGGCGCGATCGGTCGCGATCCCGCTCGCCGTCACCGCGACCGCCGAAGAGGCGGCCCTTGCGAGCCTCGACGCCGACGCCGAACTGCTCGAGCGTGTGCGCGTGATCGCTGAGCGCCGCGACCGGGTGGCCGCGGGCCTGCGCGACGCGGGATGGTGGGTTCCCGAGGCGCAGGGCAACTTCGTCTGGCTGGCCACGGGGGAGGCCACGACCGATGCTGCGGCGGCCTTCGACGAGGGCGGGCTGGTGGTGCGCGCGTTCGCCGGAGACGGTGTGCGGATCTCGATCGGCGAGGAGGAGTCTGTGGAGCAGATCCTACGGATTGCCGCATCCATTGTGCGCGACCTCCCAGAAGGCCATCCCGCCAGCAGATAG